The proteins below come from a single Mercenaria mercenaria strain notata chromosome 3, MADL_Memer_1, whole genome shotgun sequence genomic window:
- the LOC123524425 gene encoding arylsulfatase B-like, translating into MYRNLRELVLTIVVMLMLSTSLAKPRHIVFIVADDLGWNDVGFHNADMITPNIDKLANRCVILNSSYVQPVCTPSRHSWMTGIYPFKAGLQRGALLPEQAVCSPLDMKFFPEKLQKLGYSTHMAGKWHLGFCNWDCTPTNRGFDSFLGYYNGQEDYYNKTILNGIDFHDNKEPIPEDNRYSAFVYADRAKSVIKNHNKTKPLFLYLPFQSVHIPIQVPKRFEDMYPDIANDQRRQYSGMVSAMDEAIGNITQALVDNGMMDDTLIIFTADNGGWPGFGGNNYPLRGGKITIFEGGTRAVSFVSGSGIEKPGSTYNGLIHAVDWHPTILAAADSSTDDTNDNIDGLNQWKAISLGGESLRTELVYNIDNSDLAPNGHAAIRVGDFKLIDGYPGPYQDWYKPEQEYENNPHVTTDYQYYSKIVQDDLVKNNGLWKGDGLYNLKDDPTEHHDVSKQYPDIVKTLKAKLDEYRKSYVTPNFPFNDPKANPKNYGGYWMPGWC; encoded by the coding sequence ATGTATCGCAATCTCAGAGAGCTAGTGCTAACCATTGTGGTGATGTTAATGCTGTCTACGTCACTCGCGAAACCACGACATATCGTTTTTATTGTTGCCGACGATCTTGGATGGAATGACGTCGGTTTTCACAATGCGGACATGATAACTCCAAATATCGATAAGCTTGCGAACAGATGTGTGATCTTAAACAGTTCATATGTGCAGCCGGTATGCACACCCTCGCGACACTCCTGGATGACAGGTATTTATCCGTTCAAGGCAGGCTTACAACGGGGAGCTCTATTACCTGAGCAAGCAGTATGCTCACCCCTTGATATGAAATTCTTTCCAGAAAAGTTACAAAAGCTGGGGTATTCTACCCACATGGCGGGAAAATGGCATCTTGGTTTCTGTAATTGGGACTGCACGCCTACAAATCGCGGGTTCGATTCGTTTCTAGGATACTATAATGGTCAAGAGGATTATTACAATAAAACTATTCTAAATGGTATTGACTTTCATGACAATAAGGAGCCTATACCAGAAGACAATAGATATTCTGCTTTTGTGTATGCAGATAGAGCGAAGTCAGTAATTAAAAATCATAACAAAACCAAACCTCTTTTCTTATACCTTCCATTCCAGTCAGTGCATATTCCAATTCAAGTACCGAAGCGTTTTGAGGACATGTATCCAGATATCGCTAATGATCAGAGAAGACAATATTCGGGCATGGTGTCTGCCATGGATGAAGCTATTGGAAATATTACACAAGCTTTGGTTGATAATGGTATGATGGATGACACTTTGATTATATTTACGGCTGACAACGGAGGATGGCCCGGCTTTGGAGGAAACAACTACCCATTGCGAGGAGGAAAGATAACTATTTTTGAAGGGGGCACGAGAGCTGTGTCATTTGTTTCTGGATCAGGAATTGAAAAGCCTGGATCCACATACAACGGCTTAATTCATGCTGTCGACTGGCATCCAACAATTTTGGCAGCCGCTGATAGTTCAACGGACGACACGAATGACAACATTGACGGTTTGAACCAGTGGAAAGCAATCAGTTTGGGAGGAGAATCATTGAGAACAGAGCTAGTTTATAATATAGACAATTCTGACTTAGCGCCAAATGGGCATGCTGCGATACGGGTAGGAGATTTCAAACTGATAGACGGGTATCCAGGACCTTATCAGGACTGGTACAAGCCAGAACAAGAGTATGAAAATAATCCTCACGTGACGACAGATTACCAATACTACTCCAAGATAGTGCAAGATGATTTAGTTAAAAATAATGGTCTATGGAAAGGAGACGGACTTTATAATTTGAAAGACGATCCCACGGAGCACCACGATGTCTCTAAACAATACCCCGATATTGTAAAAACCCTGAAAGCTAAACTAGACGAGTATAGAAAAAGTTACGTAACACCAAATTTTCCGTTCAATGATCCTAAAGCCAATCCGAAAAACTATGGCGGATATTGGATGCCTGGTTGGTGTTAA